From Pelagibacterium flavum:
GCCCGAAACGTTCCTTGAGCCGTGCGGCGACCAGCCCGACGATACCCTGGTGCCAGTCTGAAGAGCCGGTCACCAGTACGGAAGGTCCTGGGCCGTCTCCGATTTCCATCTCGGCAGCGGCCATGGCCTGCTCGACGGCAGCGACCTCGATGCGCTGTCGTTCGCCGTTGAGCTCATCGAGGCGCTGGGCCAAAGCCAGTGCTTCGTATTCGTCGTCTGTCGATAATAGACGGGCGCCGAGTCCGGCATCACCGATGCGCCCGCCTGCATTGATGCGCGGCCCGAGCAGAAAGCCCATGTGGTAGGCATTGGCTGGGCCCGAGACGCGGGCTGCAATAGCGAGGCTGGCGAGGCCGACATTCTTGCCGGCCCGCATGACATCGAGGCCGCGTAGAACGAACGCCCGGTTGAGCCCCTTGAGCGGAACGACGTCGCATATAGTGGCCAGAGCAACCAGGTCGAGCCACACCATCAAGTCGGGAAGGTCCGTCCGGCCCTGTCCACGCAAAATCCGATTGGCGGCGACGAGAACCATGAAGGCGACGCCGGTGGCGCAAAGATATCCCAACCCGGAAATGTCGTCGCGCCGGTTGGGATTGACCAGCGCGTTCGCGTCGGGAAGCGTGTCGGGTGCAAGGTGGTGATCAATGACCAGGACATCAGCACCAAGCGCCTTTGCATGCGCGATGGGGCCGTGGCTGGCAGTGCCGCAATCGAGGGTCACGATCAGCGAGACGCCCTGTTCAATAAGGCTTTCCATGGCCGCATTGTTTGGCCCGTAGCCTTCGAATATGCGGTCGGGGATATGCGTAGGAGGATTGAGGCCGAAATGGCGCATATAACGGACCATAAGCGCCACGGCGCTGGCGCCATCCACGTCATAATCGCCGAACAGCCCAATGGACTCGTTGGTGGCAATGGCTTGGGCCAGGCGCTCGGCCAACGGGTCCATGCCGGCGAGCGTGGAAGGATCGGGCATCAATTCGCGAATGGTCGGCGCGATAAAGGTCTGCGCATCCTCTACAGCGACGCCGCGCGCCGCTACGATGCGGGCGAGAATTTCGGGCAGTTCGGTTTGCTGGGCTATTGCACCGGCCATGCGGCTTGCAGCGAGGTCGAGCCGATCGATCCAGCGCTTTCCACAGACCGATCTTTCAACGTTGAGAAAGGCTTGGGGCTCTGGCTTCATGGGCTATCTATAGACGGTGGACATGCTCGATCGATAGTCCGAAGTCCTGTCTTTTGCACGGAATTTCCTTTTGCGATGCGACATGCGGGCTCAGCAAGGGAACATCCACCCCCTTATCGCCGTTTTTCTCGACGACGGTTGCCGACAACCTCATTAATGGTTCTTTCGAGGGATTGCCGATGAACACTAATCTCATTCTGCCGATTGTATTGATTTCCGCCCTGTCGCTGGCGGCCTGCGAAAATCGCTCTGAGGCGCCTGAAACACCCGACCCCGATGCGGGCAGTCCCGAAGCATTTGCTGAGCCGATCGAGGAATCGGAAGCTCCGGCTGACGTCATGTCGCCCGAAGAAATGCAGCAGCGCCGCGAGGAAATCGAACAAGAGGCGCAGCAGACTTTTGAGTCGATTATGACGGACACCCAAGAGGCGGGTGACAACCTTGTTGAAATGGGCGATGACGCGATGAGCGCCCTCAGCGAGCAGATGACATCGACCGCTGACGCCATAGAGGTCCAGATCGATACGCTGGTAGCCAATGCTGCCGAAGTGCGCGACGAGAACATGACCGACGAACAAAAACGGGAGATCGTCGCCAATGTCCGGAACGCCGCCGAAGAGGCAGCCCGTGCGCTTGGACAATCAGCCTCCGAGGTGGTTGCGGCCGGTGACACCGCGGAAGAGCGGACCCGCCAGGCGTTAGGGCTGGAAGAATAGCGCCTAGCTTAAGCGCCCATGTTCAGCCGTGATCCAACGGATGGTGTGGGACCAGGAACGCATTACCACGCTTGACGTGACGATCTTGCGCGGCATGAGCTTTACGCCTCGAAGCAGGCTGCCATCGGTAACACCGGTGGCGGCAAAGAGCACGTCCCCTTTCGCCATATCCAGCGCCGAAAACTTGACCGTGGGGTCGGAATGGCCCATCTCGCGGGCTTGG
This genomic window contains:
- the recJ gene encoding single-stranded-DNA-specific exonuclease RecJ produces the protein MKPEPQAFLNVERSVCGKRWIDRLDLAASRMAGAIAQQTELPEILARIVAARGVAVEDAQTFIAPTIRELMPDPSTLAGMDPLAERLAQAIATNESIGLFGDYDVDGASAVALMVRYMRHFGLNPPTHIPDRIFEGYGPNNAAMESLIEQGVSLIVTLDCGTASHGPIAHAKALGADVLVIDHHLAPDTLPDANALVNPNRRDDISGLGYLCATGVAFMVLVAANRILRGQGRTDLPDLMVWLDLVALATICDVVPLKGLNRAFVLRGLDVMRAGKNVGLASLAIAARVSGPANAYHMGFLLGPRINAGGRIGDAGLGARLLSTDDEYEALALAQRLDELNGERQRIEVAAVEQAMAAAEMEIGDGPGPSVLVTGSSDWHQGIVGLVAARLKERFGRPAFAIALGADGGGTGSGRSIPKVDLGAAVVDAVRGGIIAKGGGHAMAAGVTLAPGQLGPFRQYLNDTLTDDVLAARSEDGLKIDAALTARGANPDFIHQIERAGPFGAGNPTPVFALPAHQIRFADVVGAGGHVRCTVSSGDGANLKAIAFRAAGTPLGEALLKARDGQRLHVAGSLNLDHWQGRETVQLRIIDAATPG